CTCTTCACCCACTGACATCCATAGGTGTTCCACTTCTTCGAATTGCAAcccttgaatttgatgtttttttttctttcttttttttttttcttttttttttcatgtggaccatttaaaatgaatgtattcCTTTCTGTTCACATCAGAGCATTGCCCTCGGATCTGTGTGTCTAAAAGAGTCCTCGTCGTCAGATTCCGACGTTGGCACATCGCTGGAGGGGGTGTGTAGATTGTTTGGTCCAGCACTCCCTTGGCACACGTACCATTCGTTTAGGTTGGTCACCTGAGGCGAAAGGTTCGATGAACGGTTCCTGTGGGGCTCCAGGTTTGGTGAGAGGGCATCACCGATGGTCGTGGACGAGGGATGGTAAGAGGAGCCCGTGTTGGCGGAAGGGGGCGGAGGAGACTTGCAGTGAACCTTCATGTGTTTACGCAGGGAGCTCGGGTGTGTGTACGACTTGTCACAACCCCTCACTTTACAGAAGTAAGGCTTATCGCTCGTGTGGACGTGAGAGTGCTTCTTCCTGTCACTGCTGTTGGCGAATTTCCTGTCACAGCCATCAAACTCACATTTGAACGGCTTCTCACCTGGCAAAGCAGAACaagcaattagaaaaaaaaaaaaaaaaaaaaaaaaaagatcacccataaatatttaaaattttcttgtttacGTGAAAATAATAGCTAATGGATGATTCATTCTCAGCAAGCACTAGTAATGGATGGTTTCGTTTTGAAAATCACAACACTATCACTGTAACCCCACAGTACTTATTTTCTGCTATTAGTTACATATGGAATGTTCAGGCGCACCACATGACTTATGCAACCACTCTGTAAACGCTCTCATTTTCTCTGACTGAAGCTTGccaaaactctttttttattattatttttactgaataTAGAACTTAGTCAACTACTGAAAACATGTCGGCCGCCATATGCATCAGATTGCTTGGAGTAAAAGAACTGACCCGGCTTTACAAGATATCCAAATCAgatcaaaattaaattacacGTTGCACTGGTTCACTGTGTCATTCCAGGACTTGTTACAAAAACATAGGTGACGTTTACATATATTCAATGATTATTTAAGATACCACCATGCTACGACCCTTATAAATGTACTCCAGGTGGGTTTGACACGTTAGCCTACATATTCAGGGAGCAATTTACGTCAGCACGTGTTGAGAGCATAACATGATATAGTTATAAAGTAAAAGAACCTAAACAATACCTGCAACTTTTTAACAACCTGAAATAACAAACTGTCAAGTGAGTGCATATTTTAGTACCTGGAGGAAGAGCTTTATATCTATTAAATAGGCCTaccataatatttaatatctagTTTCATATCATGCACAGCACACACGCATAtcgttttttaaaatacattagaagAACATCAGAAGTAGAGGCCTTCACCATAGTTTGGTTAATCACAATGTAGTAAATGCCCCATGGCTGACCCATTCTCCATATTTACATTAGTATGGATCTATTCAGACACTGTTTGTAATTCCCTGTTGCTTTAAAGGAGACAAACGCGTGCATAAAACTTCATGTTACTATTTTACCTGCAGTCTATAAAACAATTCGTACTTTCCCTGTTTTGCtagttattttttacattaaacacgTAGCATTCAAATGCAACTATAGCCTGACGTCTTCACCCTAACGTTTTTGCATCTCTTTTTGATATAAAATTTCATGCATCAAAGAAAAAAGACGCACAAACACGGGTCTGCTCATAACAGCGTAGTGTCGGAAGTGCTTTTCCCATAGGCTATGTACAAGCAGCAACAACATGAACGTTGATCTATCGCTGAATTTTCAAAGTAGCCTAAGTTTATGACGCTTAGCGACACCAATGGTATTTTGCTTAGCAAATAGGCACTGTGAACAAACAACCTCCTTAACCTTGTTTCTGTATGAATGGGCGATATTTGTGCATGAGGCGGGGGACAAAACGTGATCTTGTTCCCCCGTAATAGGCTAACTAACGTTTGGTAGTCTACATATCAAGAGAATTCGATTACCTGCCAAGTTGCGCAAACACGTTCCATAACAGACCACTAAAGTTTTTTCAAAGAATTGGTCGACTTTTCACTAACCTGTGTGCGTCCTCTTGTGAATCTTGAGATTTTCCGAGCGCGCGAATACTTTGCCACAACCGGGAAAGGGGCACGGGAACGGCTTCTCGCCCGTGTGCACGCGGATGTGATTGATTAGTTTGTACTTGGCTTTAAACGCCTTTCCCTCGCGCGGACACTCTTCCCAGAAGCAAACGTGACTGCTCTGCTCCGGTCCCCCGACGTGCTCCACCGTGACATGGTTGACGAGCTCGTGCATGGTGCTGAAAGTTTTGGAGCAGGGCTTCTTGGACGTCTGCTCCTGGTCAACCCACTTGCAGATGAGCTCTTGCTTGATGGGCTGCCGCATGTATCGCAAAAACGCCCCCGTGGCTCCGTGTGGAGCCGTGGCGAGGTTCACATTTAAGTTCATGGAGTTGTAGCTGTGCAGAGAAGAAGATCCATAGTGCTCGGGCCTGTGGCCGAAGTGCTCTGGCCTGCCGTAGATGTCCCCCGGTAGACCCAGACGCATCTGCCCGTTGAGGgcatggtggtggtggtgggcaCCTGGGGCCGCTTGCTCGTGCAGTCCAGAGAAAAGTGGATGGGCACCACCTTCCGCGTGCCCATAAGCACCTGTTGGGGAAATGAACATGCCATGGTGATGAGGGGAGGAGGCGGAACTATGCTGGTCGCCAAGTGCATGCATAGCAGAGGCTGAGAGCTCTCTCCTGAGGATGAAGTCCCTGCTGGTGGTGTAGCCTGTGTGGGGGTGAGCCACGGGGAAACCAACTGTGGTCTGAGAAGACGTGAAAGATGCCGCGGTCTGGGCTTCGGGATGGCTTTGAACAGGCTGAGAGGGACTAAGTTTGAGAGCATTGGTCTGTGCCATGTGCTCGGGTCCAAATGGAGTGAGAGCCACTCCGGGGTCGTTGCCCATCTCCCCAGGGTGGAGGTGGGCATGGTGGGAGTGCGGGTGATGCCCCCCTATCCCGGGAAGCCTGTCATATTCTGATGAGGAAGGGCTTGAGTCGATGCCAAATCCGCTAATCTTATCGCCGAATTCCTCTTGCTTAAAGGGGGCTCCATCACTACGCTGTCATGTCCACGCTCACCGCTACTGTTTTCGCAAACTACGGGCCTtctgaaactattaaaatatatgtatatggcCGTCTATAGAACTTCTTTTGTCCTGCCTCTAACTCTGCTTGCTCCTTTTCCCACTCTGTCCTCAAGCGATTGGCAGAACATACAACAGTTGGAGGACACAGTGGGGAATAGAGTTTAGAAATGGCACTGCGGGTATTGGACAGATTTCGGTGACTGGCAGTTAAGAGAACGAAGCGATTGGCTGTCTTTCAGCGCAGAGGCTCAGCGGGGTTCCGCCCCCTCACTCTCTTCATCACTGTTCACTCCAGAAAGTTGTGCTCACAAAGTTACAGGCAAATCTGTTTACCgagacacacgcacgcacgcacgcacacacacacacacgtggaaggatgttgtttttctctttgcaCCAAACAGTGACACTACACACACGGAGCATATTGTGCAACACCCCCACACACCGTTTGAAATATacttataaattaaattcaacttatataattaaataaagaaataaaacgtTGTCGAGCATGaattcagcaaaaataaattgaattatcTTCGGTCAAATAAATCGTTTCATTATGCTGACAGATAAAACAGACTAAGGATAAAATTGTGACAATGGAAATAAAATTACAAGTACAAACAAACGCATGCTATACCAAACTTATTTGTTTCTAATTGTTGCAATGCATGCATATAGGCAAAACTAAATTATTAGatacataaaacaaaatcttacATATGGTTTTTATTCAACCAATCAAACGATTAGGATTTACGCACTAATAAACAGAAGTTGCAAGGGCCTACGTTCATGGAATTCTTTCTAGTAACCTGCTTTATCCAGATGGGTTTATAGTAATATAATCTCACATAATCAAcagtatcatgtttttttttttttttttttttttttttttttttttttaatttacaattatatttaaatgcaattattttattttttttacaggttatCTGTGAAAACGCAATTTTGAACATTAAATTTTCGGTCCAATGGGCGCTGTCACAAACTGATAGATTCCTGTGCAGAAAGTACAGAAGAGAAGAAGCGACTCTTgacatattttagaaaaaattctgtcaatagTCTTTCCAAAAAGCGTTCTGTGACATGATTCGTGACTCTGTGACATAATCCAAATTTTTCtccaagatatatatatatttttttaagaataatgtataagaaacattaattttcacattatttgaaatgttatctcatgtttgtttgtgtgtgttttacgtGTGTCATGAAGCACGTCCACGCCCTTTAAGAGTCCATGTTGAACTCAGCAGGAAGTGTATGCCATTGATTTAATATGTCTTAATTCAAAGACATCTTTTAAAATGCTTCAGGGCAGTTGTTACCATATtccaaataattatttcaaaaactaaTTACCAAAGTACAGCAGAAGGTTAAACATCCCCACccttaaacctaaaaaaaaaataaaaatacacaattctGCTTACAAATTTGAAGTCACAAGTTTCTCTAACAATGCTAAAATATACAGATTAAAACATcctaaatacatttgaaatttaTCATAGTCAGTGGTCAGACATTTCTGGTAAAACTGCATACCCACATTTATCAAACATcgaagatgaagaaaaaaaaacattcataagatgttcttatttttatgtatataaagcATGTGTATCTCTCCTCGCGTATCTATCCTGCACCTGTAGTAACTGAAAGTGTTGTGATTTCCTGCATAAGCTATCATGCCTGTCAGCTTTGTCAAGGGTCTTAATTTGGAATGAATGAAACCACGATGTATGCCGGTTAATGTGACGGAAGCATTACAATCTATGCATTCTAATTGAGATTTACGACATCCCAACGTTTACCTCTGAATTGTGTTGGACGAACAGACCGTATTCAAGAGTGTCTTTAAAAATGAGAAtgtcataaatattaaatgttaaaaacaagctTGTGACTGAATGTGAATTTTTCTCGCCTGTTATTTATGAAACGATGTAACAGAGGGAGAAGGCCAAGTTGTTTTATTACAACCTTTGAACAGTGAGGATTTCTTAATAAGTTCAAAGGGTAGCATTATGTGGTCTCCACGGGTCGAAGGTCGAACACCCCTGAAGTACCCAAGGTCACTAAAAGTAACCAACAATGCGTTACCATATTGATAATGTCAAAgttaaaagaaatgtcttgttGCTTTGTCTAAAAGCCTCACACATTAATGAAAAGCCATAATTCATGTAACTATAGGGGTATGGTCCTTCATGTATTGTAATTCAAAGgttatttggaatttttttgctttcatatatataggcctatatatatcgAAATTTGTTTTCCCCTGTGTGTTTGGTTTTAGCTTTTTCGAACTTTTTCCCTTCCTTGCTACATgagaaaagaagaacaaaaactgCGGCTATGTGTTCCAGGCCGACTGCACTCTCAGTCtaatttctctttcttcttctccctGCCCATTGAAAAGGGGAAAGGTTTTTGTGGTTTTCTGGAGAAATAAAGAACTTCTTAGAGAGGTCGGCAGACGTGACTTTGAACTTGGATCAGATCCTGTGTTTCCTGTGGAGAGGGTAGAAATAGTCTTAGAAGAATGGTACATAACGTTCAAACAGCATGGCTTTGAGCTGAGGCACAGAATTCCCAAAGTTTTATACATCCTCCGCCCTATTATTTACAGCTTAAAGCGTTCGGAGGAGAGGAAAGACAAGACAAAGTGTGTTGTGCGTTGGAACTGGACTTCATGGGACTTAGGTTCAATGAAATTGTAAGTAAACCTCCTTTAACTGcatgttaacatttaaataaacgctCGAATGCTGCACGTAGGACGGTTCCTTAGATCAGAAATGGTCCCTGGATTGGTTTATGGACATTGGCCTGGAATCCGTAATGCAGTAACCCCATCACATGTGCTAGTATAACTTCAGGTGGACGGTTTGGTTTTTGTCAGGGAGTATACAGTGTAGTCTACAAAGGCAAGGAAAAGCTCGCAAAGGCCTGTTCCGCAACCACAAAATGCCGCTAAACTTGATTTTAAATCATGCAAATTCCCTGATTTATTCACGCAGAAAGACCAGGCTCTCGGTCCGTGACgtcactatttattttatttttatttttttaaagtaaaggtatatcatattgtgtttttttttttttttttacatgggaaTGTAATCTCATCTAAATACATTCAAATGACATTTTGTTCTTGTATGtgctaaaatatttagaatattcttTGTGCGCATTAGATGTGCCTAAAAATAAGGCTTGGTGATAGGAAAAATGTAGATGGTACCCTAGCTTACAAGAATTCTCTCATTTATACTGTTGTTGTATTTGCTGTGTTTCAAACCTTAGCTATGTGGAGTTAATGGTTCTGTATACGAAACACAGTATGGTTCAGAGTCGGTCTAACGGCGTTTTGGTGTTAGCTACGAATTTATGCGTTTTTAATGcagtaaattaattaaagtaGCTTATTAAATGTAAAGATGATGTTGATGGCAATGACGATATACATTGCCGACAACTCTCCTCttatttttcatgtaaattattcaatttttagTAGGCTACTTAATATCTCAATAGGATAATGTTATTTGTAGCTATATATTAATACACctgtttgtttttgatgtgtCCATCAACACTCAGGGAGACATGATCACGTCCTTTATTCAAATGCTGAGCACCACATAGGCTTAAAACTGGATGCGATCTagtgttttaattcattataatgtgTTGTCATACTCACGTGCAGACTGAGTCAAGGCACCTCGAGCgaggtttgtgagtgtgtttttcaTTCACGTTAACCCTGTCTGTTTGTTGGATTAGCCCGCACTATGCGAAAGTAACTAACTAGATTTCGCTATAACCAAAATATCCTGCATATTTTAAGCCATTTAGTAATTATGCAAACTGTAGTGGCGaagttcatcaaagaattttggGTTACACTTACTATTATGAGCCCGCGTGGAAAGTGATTAGGTTTTTTAAGCGGTCTGATTGAACGCGAGTATTTTTGCTCCCCTTCTACCTATTCCCCGAAAGGCTCTCCGAAAAGTAGGCGGTAATTGTCGGTGGAAGATGGCGATCAGCGATTAGTTGCCAAAGGAGTGCGTTCGATTGGAGGGGCACCTGGGATTGATGAGGAGCGGCGGCCAATGAGAGTGCGTCAAATGAATGACCGGGCTCCAGTTAAAGGGGGCGTAAGAGGAGGTAGTGTCAGTCCACTGAGAAAGAGGGACCCTCCGAGATAAACAGACAAGCGAAAGAAATAAACATTCCAATTCGTGATGCTTCAAGAACAAGGAAGACTCTGTAAAATAGTAACTCGTATTTTCGTGTAATCCGAAAATTACGACATCGACTCAGTTTGAAAGGAAACGCGCAAAGGAATCTTTTCATTTCGCTGCATTGGGGATTTTGAGTAACAAGTTATCCACCAAAAATATAGTCTAACTTAACACGCAAAGCTTTTTTTTCCTCCTATGAGCGGATCGAACTACATCGCCTCATGTCGTGTTCTCAAATCTGGAAGTTAATATTCCTGTAGCTCATTcgattttattttgttacatgttTTGTTGAAGCGCCGCGCATAGACTGCTTGAAAGAGAATTGGTTTTGCTCAACGAAAGCATGTTACTGGACACTGGGCATCAGTTCCCTGGTTTGGGAGTGGGCACCTTTGCCAGGCATCATCACTCCTCCAGTGAGATGCAGGACAGAGACTTGAGTTTAGCGCAGAACAGCTTCGTCGACTCGGCGCACATGGGCGCCTTTAAACTGAACCACGATCTCTCGCCCGGACAGAGTTCTGCATTCACAAGCCAAGCGCCCGGTTACCCCGCCGCGGCTCTGGGCGCGCACGCGGCTCATGTCACACCATACGCAAGCTCGCCGTTTAACTCCACGCGGGACTTTCTCTTTCGCAGCCGTGGATTCGGGGAATCGTCACCGGCGGGAGGCCAGCACGCACTCTTCGGCCCCACTGCCGGCTCGCTCCATCACTCTACAGACAGCCAAGGCCACATTCTGTTCCCTGGCATCCACGAGCAGCATGGATCTCACGGCTCCCCAAACGTGCTCAACGGGCAGATGCGACTCGGACTACCGGGGGAGGTTTTCGGGCGATCAGACCAGTACCACCAGGTCTCCAGCCCGAGGACCGACCCTTACTCAGCCGCTCAGCTGCACAACCAGTACGGCTCCATGAATATGAACATGGGGATGAATATGGCAGCGCATCACCATCACCCCGGTGCCTTCTTTCGCTACATGAGGCAGCAGTGTATTAAGCAAGAACTCATCTGTAAGTGGATCGATCCGGAGCAGCTCAGCAATCCGAAGAAGAGTTGCAATAAAACTTTCAGCACCATGCATGAGCTGGTCACACACGTCTCAGTCGAGCACGTTGGAGGACCCGAGCAGAGCAACCACATCTGCTTTTGGGAAGAGTGTCCCCGGGAAAGCAAGCCTTTTAAAGCCAAATATAAGCTGGTCAATCACATACGCGTGCACACGGGAGAAAAGCCTTTCCCCTGCCCGTTCCCTGGATGTGGCAAAGTCTTCGCGAGATCAGAAAACCTGAAGATTCACAAGAGAACACACACAGGTAATTATGATATGTATTTCTGCTCGCGCTTGCCACATTAATAGCCTATATGTAAGTCCGTTTGCTTTGGAACTACGATGGTCTTATTTATAGCCCTCCAAAATAGTATGGCAAACAGTCTTTCTTACAAAAATAAGCTGATTATGTTAGGTTGGTGTATTTTTAGACGTTGAGAGCGCATACTTAGATCGACGCTTAAAGTAGATTTAGATCTTTAAAAGAAAACGGATGCCGTAAGCACATACAGTTCGTGTAAGTGAACGCGGCTGAAAACGATTATGGCTGGTAAATACCGAGTAAATGCGATGTTTTACAACAATGTGCTGAATTATGTAAGAGACTGTCGAGGGTTTGTGGTTCATAAACTTTAAACGGGTCAAAGGCGACTCGAGGGCTCATCGCGTGCGCAGAGCAGCCGTAAATCTCTCCAACCGGTTTAACGTTTGCGTGGACCAATGCTCGAGCACTCGGGTGACTACGTCAGGATTTTGAAATTACTCCAGTTTGTGCATGTTGTTGGCCACGTTACGGggtattttaattgttgttaaaaTTAGAAACAATGTATAGCCTATTTTCACACTAACAGCGATACACTTTATATTCATGAAGCCATTAAAAAACAACGATTAGCTACAAGACCATACAGCTAGACGTATATACACGAACGTAGGCTACATAGGAATTACAAAATGAATACAGATCATTACCAACACAAAAAGGAcgacataaaaataagaatgtattTCCTACTTTAGGAATGGGCGATATGTGGGCCTATTGTTATTCTTTCCATTGCATTGACAGTCTATGTGTTAGACAGGCCATTACCAGGGTTGCACATTTAAGCAATTTCCTCTTTAGAATACACGGAGGTATTGAGCCTTCTGTTTGTCAAAGTGTTAATTGCATTTTGATTATTTCTAAGCAAATGGCGAAGTTTTGTGTGGGGCTGACAAAAAGTTGAACGTTGAAAAGAGAAAATGGTGTTATGTGACTGATTTACcccttattttaatatttggttttgtttgtacaGATTgctaaataaagtaaattatcgCAAACGTAATTATCagcaaaattagtttttatgtatttatattgttgtaACCTTTACACTGGTCATATTTGTAGATGTGGTTGTGTGACCCCTGTGTCGTTGTAAGGCAGCTCTGTTTTACAACTACGTGCATATTATAA
This genomic stretch from Cyprinus carpio isolate SPL01 chromosome B9, ASM1834038v1, whole genome shotgun sequence harbors:
- the LOC109097823 gene encoding LOW QUALITY PROTEIN: zinc finger protein ZIC 5-like (The sequence of the model RefSeq protein was modified relative to this genomic sequence to represent the inferred CDS: inserted 1 base in 1 codon); amino-acid sequence: MEPPLSKRNSAIRLADLASTQALPHQNMTGFPGXGGHHPHSHHAHLHPGEMGNDPGVALTPFGPEHMAQTNALKLSPSQPVQSHPEAQTAASFTSSQTTVGFPVAHPHTGYTTSRDFILRRELSASAMHALGDQHSSASSPHHHGMFISPTGAYGHAEGGAHPLFSGLHEQAAPGAHHHHHALNGQMRLGLPGDIYGRPEHFGHRPEHYGSSSLHSYNSMNLNVNLATAPHGATGAFLRYMRQPIKQELICKWVDQEQTSKKPCSKTFSTMHELVNHVTVEHVGGPEQSSHVCFWEECPREGKAFKAKYKLINHIRVHTGEKPFPCPFPGCGKVFARSENLKIHKRTHTGEKPFKCEFDGCDRKFANSSDRKKHSHVHTSDKPYFCKVRGCDKSYTHPSSLRKHMKVHCKSPPPPSANTGSSYHPSSTTIGDALSPNLEPHRNRSSNLSPQVTNLNEWYVCQGSAGPNNLHTPSSDVPTSESDDEDSFRHTDPRAML
- the LOC109097826 gene encoding zinc finger protein ZIC 2-like isoform X2, translated to MKFRGFGESSPAGGQHALFGPTAGSLHHSTDSQGHILFPGIHEQHGSHGSPNVLNGQMRLGLPGEVFGRSDQYHQVSSPRTDPYSAAQLHNQYGSMNMNMGMNMAAHHHHPGAFFRYMRQQCIKQELICKWIDPEQLSNPKKSCNKTFSTMHELVTHVSVEHVGGPEQSNHICFWEECPRESKPFKAKYKLVNHIRVHTGEKPFPCPFPGCGKVFARSENLKIHKRTHTGEKPFQCEFEGCDRRFANSSDRKKHMHVHTSDKPYLCKMCDKSYTHPSSLRKHMKVHESSPPASDSSPAASSGYESSTPPGLVSPSTETQSNNNLSPSSAVHSSNNHSSLSSNFSEWYV
- the LOC109097826 gene encoding zinc finger protein ZIC 2-like isoform X1, whose amino-acid sequence is MLLDTGHQFPGLGVGTFARHHHSSSEMQDRDLSLAQNSFVDSAHMGAFKLNHDLSPGQSSAFTSQAPGYPAAALGAHAAHVTPYASSPFNSTRDFLFRSRGFGESSPAGGQHALFGPTAGSLHHSTDSQGHILFPGIHEQHGSHGSPNVLNGQMRLGLPGEVFGRSDQYHQVSSPRTDPYSAAQLHNQYGSMNMNMGMNMAAHHHHPGAFFRYMRQQCIKQELICKWIDPEQLSNPKKSCNKTFSTMHELVTHVSVEHVGGPEQSNHICFWEECPRESKPFKAKYKLVNHIRVHTGEKPFPCPFPGCGKVFARSENLKIHKRTHTGEKPFQCEFEGCDRRFANSSDRKKHMHVHTSDKPYLCKMCDKSYTHPSSLRKHMKVHESSPPASDSSPAASSGYESSTPPGLVSPSTETQSNNNLSPSSAVHSSNNHSSLSSNFSEWYV